gcttagacaagcctatacaaaaggtagattgccaaaacaataaaaaaaaaaaaaaaaagctatacaTTAAATAAACAGCCAGacatctttttaaactcgtctccgaagtccttccaaaaCTCTGCCTCAGtggcgcccatattgagagaaggaccttcttttagaagaagatggaggagatgaatgaagaagatggaggagatgaatgaaaagaaggaggagaagaagagagaagagatgaaaagaaagaaaaaggagcaaaagagggagaaggaaaagcaccaggatggatctggtggtggaaagaagaagaaagagaggcaaaaggaggcaccagtgaacgaagagaggaagaagcaggggcacttggtccctgcctcagtcctgactcctaacacaccagtgccatgttaggtatgctcatgagagagcagttggtactgatgatgggtgtcctcaactcagtcacgccgaaagtttgacgtaaCGGGTccttgcttcggattttggctgaaaggaaggtgagatagattttgagtcttcgccatccctgccctgaccgagccattacgagctttattggaacgtgGTGTTTACGGGGGGGGTATGGTTTCTTCACTACTCGTTGTTATGGTGAACGTATTatgatttagtgtataactagTGGGTTAAGTACACGCTAAGGGAAGCTAAggatttcagatctcagaagagTAAAAAGGGTCTCTGCACGAAAGCGATAGCCacctacttgtcttcttataggaagggaaaaacggaaggtattaaatttgTTCAGGTTTCCAGAAGAACCTGTAAACAAAGATgtatccgttccacttccccacctcatcaaacaaaccgtcgaatttaaatagtttcgtaaatagaagtcattaaaagcgcgttttggataaccaaacggcgaAAACGCGTCAGGAGTAAGAtcaaaagaatgtctcgtagaccgatgcatttcctgggcagatggaGAACCGCCAGCATTAGTAAAAGGTCGAATTGAATAAGCCATGATAAAGGCTcgatattaccaaaacccccctttccaaccaggaggttggacagcagggttttgaggggctattgtggggcccaaataatttatgggccagacccatttacccgtggggagtccaaaggcccaagtcgaggagggctatggcccaagttcgataatataaagcacaagatgGCCTTGGGGTACAGTCAAGGACAGTTCAGttctcggcagacccaaagtcccaccggaaagaggggcaaaaacggtataggactaagcttgaaagaaaatctaaaatatccagggaaagctgtccttactgccattcaatactctgcacctgacagagccgtattctttggcttttacaaccacccccaacgactttgggtatgggctgatgggacaagtatcaatcttggaaagtttgaccctacacgtggacgaaggacagtgaacgcaggctggtataaaaggaaaagtaagtaatctagagagggggctgggaaaaatggccaaaaaccagagcctttcagcccgcctccaggagaaagactcctaaggcgaagacgACCTAACCATGTATGTATATCACgtaaaacccaccgtctggcgACCAAaacctaacctttcaaacccacgctctacaaataaTGTTGTTTGGGCCtctttacgtgcgaacccaacactgttacggtctgccacgaatcgtgtccttacaatactAATAAACCAAACATAAGATTTCATTATCTTGGGAATTTTCTTAGATTCTTAATGAAATCAAACATGGATATTTTTGTACTACATTCTTTGACATTTGTTTCAAAAAgttaaatcaaatcaaacatgGATATAATTGTACTACATTCTCTTGCATTTGTTTccaaaagtaaattaaaaagggaaattacggtaaacccacctgtggtttggcccGTTTTCACTTTACCTACCGGTAATTTAAAACTTAACACTTTGTCCACCTGTGTTTAGCTTCGTTTGGTCTCTGTTACCCCATCTTTGGCTTTTCCGTTAAAAAACAACTTTTAccacaaaaatataacatatcacgaataaaaaaagttagggtttgaattttttgaaagagCTTGGGTTATGGGGTTTTGAAagtcaaaaaccaaaaagaaagagatcagAAATAATCAAAACTTCTGTTCAAAtccataaacaaaaatcatcaaaacaGCTATCACTATTATCATGTACATGGAATGGTTATTAGCATTGGGACAATAGGATTCTTACCCTTCTCAATAGCCAGTCCATTGTTCTTCAAAATCTCAGAGATTGTGACAACTGTAGTGATTGTagtaatgaaataaaatatgtgAAGAATTTTAGTAAGTATGATAAttcttaaaccaaaaaagaacatataaaatagtaataaatgGCGAGAAAAAGCGCTGAATTAGAAAGTATAAAAACTTGCTCAATGTGAATTATATAAAAGCTCCAAGTATTATTACCCTATCCTTGATTTTGCTGTAAAGCAAAGGCAAAGAAAAGAGAACctatagttttattattttggaaaacTAAATTCCCATGAGAATTCCAAATTCCCATCAATCATTGGAAGCCTATTTTTGTGAAGTCCATTCTTCCTCATAactcaataattaaaaaatctgTCAAAACTATTCCTAGGAGCACATAGTCAAATATATGTCACAATAATATAAGGCACATAGTCAAACATATCAAATTCTCTAATCTTGGATaaagaagaaaactcaagaAGTAAAGAAAATGAGTTCTTATAAAAAGTTGCAATTGCTAATCATTCATGAAATCAGATTCgattaaattttgtgttttctttcttttccctcaattattcaacaaatgaaaagaagaaaaaaaatcctatatttttcttgtttgggtaTAAAACAGAGGAAAATGcaatacaaagaaagaaagttcATAGAAAATGTACCCTTTCCCAAAGTAGAAAGCTCGACCTCATCATGCTGTTGAATGTATTTctacaacaaagaaaaaacaaagctttcttgttgtaaaataaataaagcgcACAAGATTAGGGTTTTGTGCGGTGTGAATCATGAGGATTTGAAGCAACTATTCCACGTTTTGAAATCAATTAGAGAAGCTCTTTCAAAACCCCATAACCcaacttctttaaaaaaattcaaaccctaacTTTTTGATTCGTGTTATGTTATGTTTTGGTGGTAAAAGTTGTTTTTTAACGGAAAAGCTAAAGGTGGGTAACAAATACCAAACGGAGCTAAACATAGGTGGGCAAAGTGTTTAAGTTTTAAACCACAAGTAGGCAAAGTGAAAATGAATCAAACCACATGTGAGTTTACtgtaattttcccaaaataaaatgatcTTTGTTCATAATTGAATGGTAATGCTGTTACTATGGTCCATTGGTCTATATGTCAAGAGGATACAACTTTTGTGCCACAACTATTCATCATgattagtggaaaaaaaaaaaaaatagcggATCCTTATTGTAGTCATCCACATCAAAATTGCGGCATAAAAATGGTAGTGCTAGAAGACCTTGGATAATGGGACAAACGCCATATCCTGGGCTGCATTTGTTTATAAAGAAGTGTTGATCTTATTTTAGCTACCCGTGACACAGTTTGCTTTGAATCTAAACGTAAAGACATACGagacattttcttctttttattttattttaaagaaaggGTAGGGTATGCAAGATCAGTTTTCATGTATGCCTCCATGCTAGTGCAACTGTAACCACTGATGATCATTACAATTTGAACCGGAAAACAAGTTCAGAAGAACGACTCTTTTCTTCCAAGCTCACAAACAACAGAATTGTACTTCCATTGCTGCTTGTCATCCCAATACCACTATTTAAAAAACCAATACGCTGATCAATCCAGTATTGATTCTTTTAGCACGCAACACACAGCAAAACGCACAGATTACTTCTCTATCAGAAACTCATCCTGTCCTAGCCACCTATCCCTACCTTATTTTTAATAGATACATGTGAGTTTTTATCTAGAAAATGCATTTTACACCATCTCCTTTATAATAGCATTCTCGTCAAAGAATgcaaatattttagtttttaacatttcaaaactctactttatctattttaatataccactttacaatacacccaacattaAAGTTTCTATTTTGTTAGCacctcatttaaatattctttatttaatatttatttatctctTCCTACCTGTatgtctctctcttctttaaAGCAAGAGCAAAGAAGCCATCAAACACCAAACGGTCCAAACCTAGCTACATCTTCTCAACCCAACAAACCcacacagccaccaccaccacggcACCACCACcggaatattaaaaaaaaaaatcaactaccccacccaaaaacccaaactaCCATTAGCCGCCACAcccaaaacaccaaacccaTCTATCTAACCCAACAAACTGATGCAGCCACCCTCTATCCTTAGGCCAGCCAACCAACCCCCCTCTGCCATTAGGACTAACAACCAGCCACCCTCGACAAGCCAAACAGCCAAGCAACCCCCTCTACCATTAGGACTGACAACTAGCCACCCTCTACAAGCCAAATAGACAGCCAACCTTTCTAACTTTTTAGGGCAGCCAGCAACCCCTTATTTTGACTTCTCATATCTGCCATGTATCCTCTTTAATTACAGTTTTGACTTATGTAACTATTAGCTACTTTATTTCCTAATagttaaagattataaataggCTAGCTATGTAAGAGTACAATCAATTTTTGATGTGAATATAATTTAGTTTCAGACCTAGACAGAAACTTGTTTCTCCAGTTTCTCTGTAATTCCAgctttaattcttaattttaatgcaATTCTAGTTCAAGTTCTCAATCAATTGATCTTGATTCCCATCACAAACccacacaaccaccaccaaaatattaaaaaacaaatcagCCACCACACCCAAAAACACCAAACCCACCTTTCTCTCAACCCAACAAACCCACACAGCCACCACcgaagaattaaaaaaataaataaataaataatcagcCACTCCACCCAAAACCCAAACTGCCATTAGCCACcaccccaaaacccaaacccacaagTACAACCCAAAATCATTTACCACCACCACAGCACCACCCCCACATCCACCAAAGCCATGACCCAAAATCAACATCCACCATCACCACAACTACCAAACCAACCATCACATGCCACCATTgatctatatattttttgagagagtttgagctataggagaagaagagaaagcaaataaagaaagaagTGAGAAAGAAAGTGATAGATACGGAAAtgggtggaggagaagaagagagcattgagaaaaaagagaaagaaagagaaataaatatttttttaagaaaaaaaaaagagagagaatagaataaaaaattaatattttttataaaattgcaGCTACAGTAAGCTCAGCTTACTGGAGCTtagatgctaaaatttttaagtttagcCTCTTTGATATATCatgcttttgttgtttttgttgctaaaatataacttcttagcattttaaCAGCTTTGTTAGGAATgctctaaaaaattaaaaataaaaataaaaatatacagtGTGTAGCTTTTAACACCGCCAAGCTCCACAAAGTGAGTTGGAGTCAACTTTTTAGTGTATTTATATTTGACAGAAAGGTGATGTaattaggaaaaagaaaactgccaaaacaataaaaattatgaacaaaAGGTACTGTTATTATGAAACACAGAATAAGTGGCTTCTATGCAGTTTTAGTCACACATCATTCtagtattaatttatttatagggTTTTCTTCAAACATGTAATCATATGCTATACACACAAGATTAAATTAAATAGAATGCTCGGCAGGCTGGGACTGGTATGTCCGCCTCCTAAGTTGAGACTCAGCTGTTGGTTGCTGCAAAAAGATTCTTGTTGGATCATTAGGATCAACGTATCTGCAAAATGACACAGATTTTTAATCAGTTATCCCTTCAGGTATTCCTCGACTacataaaaaatacaagagagagCATTTCACATACGCGGATCTCATCATTTCATCAACAGGAGTTTGCGCTGCTTGCAAAGGATCCACACGAGGCTCTGTTGCCGAACTATAGTGTTGATTGTATTGTCTCACTGAAGAGATCAAATTGAAAAAGAGTGGAACAAAGGTTCCGCAGCCACCTTCCTTGAACAAAATCTTGAATGAGTGAGTGGAGTAAAGTGCCCTGTTTTGGTTTTCTGGGACCacctaaattaaattaaagagaTAATCAGAATCTTGGAAATAGGATAGGAAAGGGTCTACATCCAACAAGTCTAGAACTCTCACTGATTACTTACAGGTTCCACTTGACCAGAAATGTTGTTGCAGAAAAATATAGGTTGATTAAATTTTTCACCGTGAACATAAAGCTGCAAAACAAAATCATCCATGAATCAGTGAAATGTCAATACATGGTTGTAGATGGACATAGCCTGACACCTCAAATTACATGCCCAATTCCACAAGCAAAGAGATTTTCTGTTACAAGGCTTGAAGCAAAAACATAGCAATATTTGCATGACAGCAAACAATGTCATGAATGAAGCCCAAACTGTAACCAAACTTCATATTACATCAAAAAGATGCGCAATATGCAACTTCATCACCATAACCATTTCCTAAAACAATGGTCcaatataaaatttctttttttttttgacaagtaaaaCAATGATCCCATATAAATTAACACTGAGTCACTGTCTAACTCCTCATCTTCATATGATCCAATGTGCAATTTCATTGTCATTACTAATGCAGCCAAGATAGTAAATATATAGCATTAGAATAAATGACCACAACAGAAAATCTACTTCGctacccaaaaaattaaatagaaaatctCTCCCTCACCCTCTCTGGCTTGTTGGCAATACTAGTAGCTAAAACCACATCTTTTCTCCTGGTTGGCTCACCATTCAATTGAactttcacaatttttcacCATGGGGTAAcagaaaaaaagatgaaaagggattttaaACAAAGGCAAACTAAGCCTGTGGAATGTTATATTCAGCCAACTTTAAAACAAATCCTAGAGCTAACAAATATGAAAGGGATGACCATTAAGCTGCTATAGGAATGGAGGTCTGAAAAGAGGTAACTGAAATGGTAAAAGGTGTAGCCCCAAGCAAAACCAACCACCCAAATTGAAAAGGCAAACTCAAAGAGGTCATTAGGCGGCTTCTTCACCAAAAAAGCAACTTACATTAAACCAAGAGGAAGAAATGAGGCATCAAATGTGAGGGCAATGTTCATGCACTTTCAGGTACTGGTTTGGGCTTACAGGTCACTGAACCTACTCCACTGCCCATTGACCCAGTTCATGTGTTACAGAGTTAGTATTTATTTTCAAAGAGGTCATTAGGTGCATAGCAACTTCTTTTAACTTC
This genomic stretch from Quercus lobata isolate SW786 chromosome 3, ValleyOak3.0 Primary Assembly, whole genome shotgun sequence harbors:
- the LOC115982705 gene encoding UPF0664 stress-induced protein C29B12.11c, which codes for MAVNPQLFPNGMPVPFVNELFVLARDGVEVEVDKIPGAHGGHLKARGTIYLSNIRMVFVANKPVGNVTAFDIPLLYVHGEKFNQPIFFCNNISGQVEPVVPENQNRALYSTHSFKILFKEGGCGTFVPLFFNLISSVRQYNQHYSSATEPRVDPLQAAQTPVDEMMRSAYVDPNDPTRIFLQQPTAESQLRRRTYQSQPAEHSI